From Scomber japonicus isolate fScoJap1 chromosome 22, fScoJap1.pri, whole genome shotgun sequence, one genomic window encodes:
- the LOC128384074 gene encoding tetratricopeptide repeat protein 39B, whose product MAHVGNGATAEEEDCFEDAFDRIPAACKMDLQTAIQETQCALNLVLNNKFSEALDLLKPWWRDSMYHALGYSSILVMQATMTFEHRDIQAAMATIKEALNTCQRFRKKNSVVGSLSSLISKQSNLQEEEMHAEICYAECLLQKATLTFVQDENMISFIKGGIKIRTSYQIYKDCQNVLNAAQDSANQSDSFRQFEGGVKLGIGSFNLMLSLLPQRILRLLEFIGFSGNRGFGLSQLREGASSHSLRSILSALTLLFYHTYVSLILGTGEGNLVEAEALLEPYQQKYPKGSIILFYSARIATLRGNFEKALSRYEECISSQQEWKQIHHLCYWELMWTHSYQQQWQQAYSYADLLCKESRWSKAIYVYQKAAILSMMSEEEVKNTGEDITELFRQVEGLKQRLAGKSIPTEKFAVRKSRRYKAANPIPLIIPALEMMYVWNGFTIVGKRADCTESLLVTIETAEEQLRNDPNPSEFHPDDSCLVQMLKGLCLKHLGRLLQAELCFTQVLSSESRIRYDHYLIPFTTYELGLLYKLQGDFTKATTYIENAKTNYKDYSMESRLHFRIHAALNSLKGSPVGTP is encoded by the exons GATTGTTTCGAAGATGCTTTTGACAGAATACCTGC ggctTGTAAGATGGACCTGCAAACAgccatccaggagactcagtgCGCTCTCAACCTGGTCCTCAACAACAAGTTCTCCGAGGCCTTGGACCTACTGAAACCATG gtggaggGACAGTATGTACCATGCGTTGGGCTACAGCAGCATCTTGGTGATGCAGGCGACCATGACCTTCGAGCACAGAGATATTCAGGCTGCCATGGCAACCATCAAGGAGGCGTTGAACACCTGTCAGAG GTTCAGGAAGAAGAACTCGGTCGTCGGATCTCTGTCGAGTCTTATCAGCAAGCAGTCCAATCTACAAGAAG AAGAGATGCATGCAGAGATCTGCTACGCCGAGTGTCTGCTGCAGAAAGCCACACTGACATTTGTGCAG gatGAAAACATGATCAGTTTTATCAAAGGCGGCATCAAGATTCGAACCAGCTACCAAATCTACAA GGATTGTCAGAATGTGCTGAATGCTGCTCAGGACTCAGCGAACCAGTCTGATTCGTTCAGACAGTTTGAGGGCGGAGTCAAACTGGGCATCGGATCCTTTAACCTG ATGTTGTCTCTTCTTCCTCAGAGGATTTTGAGGTTGTTGGAGTTCATCGGATTCTCAGGAAACAGG GGCTTCGGCTTGTCTCAGCTGAGAGAGGGAGCATCCAGCCACAGTCTGCGGTCCATCCTCTCCGCTCTAACTCTGCTCTTCTACCACACATACGTCTCACTCATACTGG GAACTGGAGAGGGGAACCTGGTGGAGGCTGAAGCTCTGCTGGAGCCATACCAACAGAAATACCCAAAA gGCTCCATCATTCTCTTCTACTCTGCTCGCATCGCCACGCTGCGCGGGAACTTCGAGAAG GCCCTGTCCAGGTACGAGGAGTGCATCAGCAGCCAGCAGGAGTGGAAGCAGATCCACCACCTGTGTTACTGGGAGCTGATGTGGACTCACTCCTAccagcagcagtggcagcaggCGTACAGCTACGCAGACCTGCTGTGCAAGGAGAGCCGCTGGTCCAAG GCTATCTATGTTTACCAGAAGGCAGCCATCCTCAGTATGATGtcagaggaggaagtgaagaacACGGGAGAGGACATCACCGAGCTCTTCAG gcAGGTGGAGGGGCTGAAGCAACGGCTGGCAGGGAAGTCCATCCCAACGGAGAAATTCGCAGTGAGGAAGTCGAGACGCTACAAAGCTGCTAACCCAATTCCCCTGATCATCCCTgcactg gAGATGATGTACGTTTGGAACGGTTTCACCATCGTCGGGAAGCGAGCCGACTGTACAGAGTCCCTGCTGGTTACCATAGAGACGGCTGAGGAGCAGCTCCGCAACGACCCCA ACCCGTCAGAGTTTCATCCAGACGACAGCTGTCTGGTCCAGATGTTGAAGGGACTCTGTCTGAAACACCTGGGCCGGTTACTGCAGGCCGAGCTGTGCTTCACTCAGGTCCTGtccag tGAGAGTCGGATCCGATACGATCACTACTTGATTCCCTTCACCACGTATGAGTTGGGTCTGCTGTATAAACTACAGGGAGACTTCACCAAGGCCACCACGTACATCGAAAACGCCAA GACAAACTACAAGGACTACTCCATGGAGTCCAGACTGCACTTCAGGATCCACGCGGCCCTCAACAGCCTCAAAGGATCACCTGTTGGCACCCCATAA